A genomic window from Winogradskyella sp. J14-2 includes:
- the surE gene encoding 5'/3'-nucleotidase SurE, with amino-acid sequence MANRPLILVTNDDGITAPGIRTLISVMNAIGDVVVVAPDSPQSAMGHAITVNSTLYIEKVNIDGKQPEYSCSGTPADCVKLAVREILDRKPDICVSGINHGSNSSINVIYSGTMSAALEAGIEGIPAIGFSLLDYNWNANFEHCKSFVETITRQVLEHGLPDGVVLNVNLPNLHKKDIKGIKVCRQARANWVEEFDKRINPMGREYYWLAGKFVNMDNGEDTDEWALEHGYVSIVPVQFDLTAHHTIQSLNTWKLN; translated from the coding sequence ATGGCAAATCGCCCTTTAATTTTAGTGACTAATGATGATGGCATAACTGCTCCTGGCATACGTACACTAATTAGTGTAATGAACGCTATTGGAGATGTTGTGGTCGTTGCACCAGACAGTCCGCAGAGTGCCATGGGACATGCTATTACTGTAAACTCAACACTCTACATAGAAAAAGTAAATATTGACGGAAAACAGCCAGAATACAGCTGCTCTGGTACACCTGCCGACTGTGTTAAACTGGCAGTTAGAGAAATTTTGGATCGTAAACCAGATATTTGTGTTTCTGGCATTAATCATGGTTCTAACTCTTCTATAAATGTGATTTATTCGGGCACTATGAGTGCTGCTTTAGAGGCTGGTATCGAAGGGATTCCGGCAATTGGCTTTTCGCTTTTAGATTATAACTGGAATGCTAATTTTGAGCATTGCAAATCTTTTGTTGAAACCATTACCAGACAAGTTTTAGAACATGGCTTACCTGATGGAGTGGTATTGAATGTCAACTTACCCAACCTTCACAAAAAAGATATTAAGGGTATAAAAGTTTGCAGACAAGCACGCGCCAATTGGGTTGAAGAGTTTGATAAACGTATTAATCCAATGGGTAGAGAATACTATTGGTTAGCAGGAAAATTTGTGAATATGGATAATGGTGAAGACACAGATGAATGGGCTTTAGAACATGGCTATGTATCAATTGTTCCTGTTCAGTTTGATTTAACTGCTCATCATACTATTCAATCCCTCAATACATGGAAATTGAATTAA
- a CDS encoding cytochrome-c peroxidase: protein MNITTLKKAYILLVCLFALNYSCKNDKDYTAVSQNEKAIPLALLENHYKTKLSQCINALEALENATSFETALSNYKDARNHFKSIEPILAFVDKNNYMSLNAPNILKVEEEDATDIKIKTPFGFQVIEEKLHDEPLDLKSVAKITKKTKNRLQLIEQNTYVKLKDYHVIWLIRDQIARIALTGITGFDSPVLEASLTEAQLGYATVKNILNTYTENFSDPALLKKWNTEIKASIKALQTDFNNFDRYLFIKNHTHKQLALLNNTVKDWNVEFPFELAFNNTMTSLFSNNTFNIDFFADYVEIDSLKHNKQQLGKTLFNDRKLSANNAMSCATCHKQELAFTDGLKIFPKQKRNTPTLTYAALQQSFFYDGRTGNLEGQIVDVVNNVNEFHSDLSNLQTVIKTDSTYVKFFNKLYPNGVTDANIRNAIAVYIRSLNTFNSKFDNNINDIEQTISQSEINGFNLFMGKAKCATCHFAPVFNGTVPPNFTETEFELLGVPKSTNLPAIADTDFGRYDVFKTEERKHFFKTPTVRNISKTAPYMHNGVYADLEALMDFYNNGGGAGLGLEFEYQTLPPDSLNLQPNEIKDIIAFMNSLEDKQPIL, encoded by the coding sequence ATGAATATAACCACATTAAAAAAGGCATACATTTTACTGGTATGCCTTTTTGCTTTAAATTACAGTTGCAAAAACGACAAAGATTATACTGCTGTATCTCAAAATGAGAAAGCAATTCCACTTGCGCTTTTAGAAAACCACTATAAGACAAAGTTGAGCCAATGCATTAACGCTCTTGAGGCACTTGAAAATGCAACAAGTTTTGAAACCGCTCTTTCTAATTACAAAGATGCCAGAAACCATTTTAAAAGCATAGAGCCAATCCTGGCATTTGTAGATAAGAACAATTATATGTCCTTAAATGCACCTAACATTTTAAAAGTTGAAGAGGAAGATGCGACAGACATAAAAATCAAAACACCGTTTGGCTTTCAGGTTATAGAAGAAAAACTGCACGACGAACCTTTAGACCTTAAATCTGTTGCAAAAATTACCAAAAAAACCAAAAATAGATTACAGCTTATTGAACAAAACACCTATGTAAAGCTTAAAGATTATCATGTCATTTGGCTTATTAGAGATCAAATTGCTAGAATTGCTTTAACAGGTATTACTGGTTTTGATTCGCCTGTATTAGAAGCTTCTTTAACCGAAGCTCAACTAGGTTATGCAACCGTTAAAAATATTTTAAATACATATACTGAAAACTTTTCTGACCCAGCGTTATTAAAAAAGTGGAATACTGAAATAAAGGCATCAATTAAAGCACTTCAAACAGACTTTAATAATTTTGACAGGTATCTTTTCATTAAAAATCATACACATAAGCAACTAGCACTACTCAATAATACTGTGAAAGATTGGAATGTAGAGTTCCCTTTTGAATTAGCTTTCAACAATACGATGACATCGCTATTTTCTAATAACACTTTTAATATTGATTTTTTTGCAGACTACGTAGAAATTGATTCTTTAAAACACAATAAACAACAGCTAGGAAAGACCCTTTTTAATGATAGGAAACTATCAGCCAACAATGCGATGAGTTGTGCAACTTGCCACAAACAAGAATTAGCGTTTACAGATGGTTTAAAGATTTTTCCAAAGCAGAAACGCAATACACCAACGTTAACCTATGCTGCATTGCAGCAAAGCTTTTTCTACGATGGAAGAACAGGTAATTTAGAAGGGCAAATTGTAGATGTGGTAAACAATGTTAACGAGTTTCATAGCGATTTATCAAATTTGCAAACGGTAATAAAAACGGATAGCACTTACGTTAAATTCTTCAACAAACTATATCCAAATGGTGTTACAGATGCTAATATTAGAAATGCTATTGCAGTATACATTAGAAGTTTGAATACATTCAACTCTAAATTTGACAATAACATCAACGACATTGAGCAAACTATTAGCCAATCTGAGATTAATGGTTTTAATCTATTTATGGGAAAAGCAAAATGTGCCACTTGTCATTTTGCACCAGTTTTTAACGGTACAGTACCTCCAAATTTTACAGAAACTGAATTTGAACTTTTAGGTGTGCCAAAATCAACCAATTTGCCTGCTATTGCAGACACAGATTTTGGAAGGTATGATGTGTTTAAAACCGAAGAGCGAAAGCACTTTTTTAAAACACCAACGGTTAGAAACATTTCTAAAACTGCACCATACATGCACAATGGTGTTTACGCAGATTTAGAAGCCCTAATGGATTTTTATAATAACGGAGGTGGTGCTGGTCTGGGCTTAGAATTTGAATACCAAACTCTCCCTCCAGATTCATTAAACTTACAACCAAATGAGATAAAAGATATTATTGCATTTATGAATAGCCTAGAAGATAAACAACCTATACTATAA
- a CDS encoding alkaline phosphatase PhoX has translation MKTLKHITLLVIFACFASCKNDDNNNSQPQNLVELNSHSQTPVFLKLEPEFSNVNIYNFLSSEDQLADTPNFVYGSMADGAGLLKNSDNTYTLINNIEADYSIARVTLDETFKPIAGEYILNAAATAATAQCSGSLITMEEHGFGPLYLSGGEWGGASKGVFATDPYKSANSASSALMLPAFGQWSTENAVVIGKDAYPNKTVAFIGDDHSDNAIPSGQLGMYVGDFADLNGGQLYGLRVTQAGINFEMDMQEGQSYPIDFVALNETNIDLLDAEAKTKGVMGFSRLEDIDWRRGSASNNREIYFCVTGRKKPDLVGKGTIYGRIYKVVLNDNDPTGAGTIICVLDGDLQNGIAKAFHSPDNILVTENYAYIQEDPNGYFDNADKMHYARLYQYNLNTGALKVVLECDQETASAQGYGTTTGVWELTGMIDISDIIGIDESFVLITQNHGWEPADGSAFTDPNANPAADSRKEGSMLYVLQGLDR, from the coding sequence ATGAAAACATTAAAACACATTACATTATTAGTCATTTTTGCTTGTTTTGCATCGTGCAAAAACGATGATAACAACAACAGCCAACCTCAAAATTTGGTTGAGTTAAACTCTCACTCTCAGACACCTGTTTTTCTAAAGCTAGAACCTGAGTTTTCTAACGTAAACATTTACAATTTTTTATCTTCCGAAGATCAGCTAGCAGACACACCAAACTTTGTATATGGTTCTATGGCAGATGGTGCTGGCCTCTTAAAAAACTCAGACAACACTTACACGCTTATAAATAATATTGAGGCAGATTACTCTATTGCTAGAGTTACATTAGATGAAACTTTTAAACCTATCGCTGGCGAATATATACTTAATGCCGCTGCCACTGCTGCTACTGCTCAATGCTCTGGCTCTTTAATCACTATGGAAGAGCATGGATTTGGCCCACTATATCTTTCTGGTGGTGAATGGGGAGGTGCATCTAAAGGTGTATTTGCAACAGACCCTTATAAATCTGCAAACTCTGCCTCTTCTGCGTTAATGCTTCCTGCTTTTGGGCAATGGTCTACAGAAAATGCTGTGGTAATAGGCAAAGATGCTTACCCAAATAAAACGGTTGCTTTTATTGGCGACGATCATTCAGACAACGCAATTCCTTCTGGACAATTAGGTATGTATGTTGGTGACTTTGCTGATTTAAATGGTGGACAGCTTTACGGACTAAGAGTAACACAAGCTGGTATTAACTTTGAAATGGATATGCAAGAAGGGCAATCTTACCCAATTGATTTTGTTGCTTTAAACGAAACTAATATCGATTTGTTAGATGCCGAAGCAAAAACCAAAGGTGTAATGGGCTTTTCTAGATTAGAAGATATTGATTGGAGAAGAGGTTCTGCATCAAACAATAGAGAAATTTATTTCTGTGTTACTGGCAGAAAAAAGCCAGATTTAGTAGGTAAAGGTACAATTTACGGCCGTATATATAAAGTTGTTTTAAATGATAATGATCCTACAGGTGCTGGTACAATAATATGCGTATTAGACGGTGATTTACAAAATGGCATCGCTAAAGCTTTTCATAGCCCAGACAATATTTTAGTAACAGAAAACTATGCGTACATTCAAGAAGATCCAAATGGTTACTTTGATAATGCAGACAAAATGCACTACGCTCGTTTATATCAATATAACCTAAATACTGGTGCACTAAAAGTTGTACTAGAATGCGACCAAGAAACAGCTTCTGCTCAAGGCTACGGTACCACTACTGGTGTTTGGGAATTAACTGGTATGATTGATATCTCGGATATCATTGGCATAGATGAATCCTTTGTTTTAATTACCCAAAATCACGGTTGGGAACCTGCAGATGGTTCTGCTTTTACTGACCCTAATGCCAACCCAGCAGCAGATAGCAGAAAAGAAGGAAGCATGTTATACGTATTACAAGGATTAGATAGATAA
- the lpxB gene encoding lipid-A-disaccharide synthase: MKYYIIAGEASGDLHGSNLMKALLKEDSKADIRFWGGDLMKEVGGELVLHYKERQFMGFAEVIMNLRKISGHIKFCKKDIAQFQPDVIIFIDNSGFNLRIAKWAKAQNFRTHYYISPQVWASRASRVEKIKRDVDAMYCILPFEKAFYKTYDYDVNFVGHPLIDAIADRPQVDETEFRKTHRLNNQPIIALLPGSRKQEITKMLGVMLSLVDDFKDYQFVIAGAPSQDYEFYKTFIKKNNVSFISNKTYDLLSISYAALVTSGTATLETALYKVPQVVCYKANAISYHIAKRIITLKFISLVNLIMDREVVTELIQGNLNKKRLKQELNAILNSDKRDQLFLDYFELEKKLGGKGASAKAAKLIVESVNSIQ, translated from the coding sequence ATGAAATATTACATCATTGCTGGCGAAGCCTCTGGCGATTTACATGGATCTAACCTTATGAAAGCTTTATTAAAAGAAGATAGTAAAGCCGATATTCGTTTTTGGGGAGGTGATTTAATGAAAGAGGTTGGTGGTGAATTGGTGTTGCACTATAAGGAGCGTCAGTTTATGGGTTTTGCTGAAGTGATTATGAATCTTAGAAAAATTTCTGGTCATATAAAATTCTGCAAAAAAGATATTGCGCAGTTTCAACCAGATGTCATCATATTTATAGATAATTCTGGTTTTAACTTAAGAATTGCCAAATGGGCAAAAGCACAAAACTTTAGAACGCACTATTATATTTCTCCTCAGGTTTGGGCATCTAGAGCAAGTCGTGTTGAAAAAATAAAACGTGATGTGGATGCTATGTATTGTATCCTTCCGTTTGAAAAAGCGTTTTATAAAACGTATGATTATGATGTTAATTTTGTTGGCCATCCATTAATTGATGCCATTGCAGACCGACCACAAGTTGACGAAACTGAATTTAGAAAAACACATCGGTTAAATAATCAACCTATTATTGCATTATTGCCAGGAAGTAGAAAACAAGAAATCACCAAAATGCTTGGTGTTATGCTGAGCCTAGTTGATGATTTTAAAGATTATCAATTTGTAATTGCTGGTGCTCCGAGTCAAGATTATGAGTTTTACAAAACCTTTATTAAAAAGAACAACGTTAGTTTCATTTCCAATAAAACCTATGACCTGCTGAGCATTTCTTATGCTGCTTTGGTGACATCTGGTACTGCCACCTTAGAAACAGCATTATATAAAGTTCCGCAAGTTGTATGCTATAAAGCAAATGCTATTTCTTATCATATTGCAAAGCGCATTATTACTTTAAAATTTATTTCGCTCGTAAACCTTATTATGGACAGAGAAGTTGTTACTGAGCTTATACAAGGTAACCTCAACAAAAAGCGTTTAAAACAGGAGTTAAACGCTATTTTAAATTCAGATAAACGAGACCAATTATTTTTAGATTATTTTGAACTTGAAAAGAAACTAGGAGGTAAAGGAGCAAGTGCAAAAGCGGCTAAACTTATTGTTGAATCAGTAAACAGTATTCAGTAG
- a CDS encoding C40 family peptidase: MKKIILLICVITVLTSCKAKKSYSTAKKRQTHTVKVNPNIKPTQEGVAIARYAKKFNGTRYKYGGTTKRGMDCSGLVYTTFKNNNVSVPRTTGSLSSYGDWVDLKEVNVGDLVFFATKKNSRKVNHVGIVTNVRTGNVEFIHASTSRGVMISSLAEKYWYFAFVQARRVL, encoded by the coding sequence ATGAAAAAAATTATATTACTTATTTGTGTTATTACCGTCTTAACGAGTTGTAAAGCCAAGAAATCATATTCTACCGCAAAGAAGCGACAAACACATACAGTAAAAGTAAACCCAAATATTAAACCTACACAAGAAGGAGTAGCTATTGCCAGATATGCTAAAAAATTTAATGGCACACGTTACAAGTATGGTGGCACAACAAAGCGTGGTATGGATTGCTCTGGATTGGTCTACACTACATTTAAAAACAATAACGTTTCTGTACCAAGAACAACTGGTAGCCTATCCTCTTATGGAGATTGGGTAGATCTAAAAGAAGTTAATGTTGGTGACTTGGTCTTCTTTGCTACAAAAAAAAATAGCAGAAAAGTTAATCATGTTGGTATTGTAACCAATGTACGTACTGGTAATGTAGAATTCATACATGCCTCAACAAGTAGAGGAGTTATGATTTCTTCTTTAGCAGAAAAATACTGGTATTTTGCATTTGTGCAGGCTAGGCGCGTACTTTAA
- a CDS encoding carboxy terminal-processing peptidase: protein MKGNYKFLLLAFLIAFASCSFTSKKFDDNPDKDKLLIQLITYVLDNGHFNPQDLNDNFSENVFEDYLNQLDPFKRYFYESDIKEFEAFRTQLDDQIKDYDVAFFNLTHERLLKRIEESKVIYAEILEKPFDFTKDESYTADYETLEYVKSKREMKERWRQQLKFSTIANYDDAISQRNTDLEANALPESVFSAQNEKSKPKDKKSLKALEKEAREATKRSLDELYDFIDDRQRKDWFAVYINAIVEEFDPHTFYFAPEDKDRFDVAMSGNFEGIGARLQKKMDAIMVNEIISGGPAWRANELEVGDQILKVRQSNEEKPVNIVGMRLDDAIKLIKGPKGTTVVLTLKKVDGTIEDISITRDIVELEETYAKSSTVIKDDKKFGVINLPKFYVDFEDYKNRNAASDIKQEIIRLKQEGVEGLVLDLRNNGGGSLQTVVDIAGLFIEEGPVVQVKETGQPKEVLKDRDKSIVWDGPLVILVNELSASASEILAAAMQDYKRAIVIGSKQTYGKGTVQNVLDLNRLVRNNSNGDLGALKFTTQKFYRVNGGSTQLEGVKSDVVVPDRYSYIDIGEKDQENPLPWDKIDAVDYDVWGNYFDYDTTIAKSKARMAANEQLKLIDANAKWVKKIRDRESYSLNYENYKREMELNEEEAKRFEKLSEYQTNLTFTSLPYEIKLMEQDSVLKEKRNRWHQSLAKDVYIEEALNVLHDLKMTYAIKNKVAEVKN, encoded by the coding sequence ATGAAAGGGAATTATAAGTTTTTACTGTTGGCATTTTTAATAGCATTTGCCTCATGTAGCTTTACGAGTAAGAAATTTGATGATAATCCAGATAAAGATAAATTGCTTATACAGCTTATTACCTATGTGCTGGATAATGGTCATTTTAATCCACAAGATTTAAATGATAATTTTTCTGAAAATGTATTTGAAGATTACTTAAATCAGTTAGATCCATTTAAGCGTTATTTCTATGAGTCTGACATCAAGGAATTTGAGGCCTTTAGAACACAATTAGATGATCAGATTAAGGATTACGATGTGGCATTTTTCAATTTAACGCACGAGCGTTTGTTAAAGCGAATTGAAGAGTCTAAAGTTATTTATGCAGAAATTTTAGAAAAGCCATTCGATTTTACAAAAGACGAAAGTTATACGGCTGATTATGAAACCTTAGAGTACGTTAAGAGCAAGCGCGAAATGAAAGAGCGTTGGAGGCAACAACTTAAGTTTTCAACCATTGCTAATTATGATGATGCCATTTCACAGCGAAATACAGATCTAGAGGCTAATGCGCTTCCAGAAAGTGTCTTTTCAGCTCAAAATGAAAAATCAAAACCAAAAGATAAAAAATCTTTAAAAGCCCTAGAAAAGGAAGCAAGAGAAGCAACAAAACGTTCTCTTGATGAGTTATACGATTTCATTGATGACAGACAACGCAAAGATTGGTTTGCGGTTTACATCAATGCCATTGTTGAAGAGTTTGACCCACACACATTCTATTTTGCACCAGAAGACAAAGACCGTTTTGATGTAGCGATGTCTGGTAATTTTGAAGGAATTGGTGCAAGACTTCAAAAGAAAATGGACGCTATTATGGTAAATGAAATCATTAGTGGTGGTCCTGCTTGGAGAGCTAATGAATTAGAAGTAGGTGATCAAATTTTAAAAGTGCGTCAATCAAATGAAGAAAAGCCAGTGAATATTGTTGGTATGCGTCTCGATGATGCTATTAAGTTGATAAAAGGACCAAAAGGTACAACAGTAGTTTTAACCCTAAAGAAAGTTGATGGTACTATCGAAGATATTTCAATTACCAGAGATATCGTAGAATTGGAAGAAACCTATGCAAAGTCATCTACTGTTATAAAGGATGATAAGAAATTTGGCGTCATAAACCTTCCAAAATTTTATGTCGATTTTGAAGACTATAAGAACAGAAATGCTGCATCAGATATAAAACAAGAAATTATTAGATTAAAGCAAGAAGGCGTTGAAGGTTTAGTACTCGACTTAAGAAATAATGGTGGCGGATCGTTGCAGACGGTTGTCGATATAGCAGGCTTATTTATAGAAGAAGGACCTGTGGTGCAGGTTAAAGAGACTGGCCAGCCAAAAGAGGTTTTAAAAGATAGAGACAAATCTATTGTTTGGGATGGGCCTTTGGTGATTTTGGTAAATGAATTATCGGCTTCAGCATCTGAAATCTTAGCGGCAGCAATGCAAGATTATAAACGTGCAATAGTGATTGGTAGTAAGCAAACTTACGGAAAAGGAACTGTTCAGAATGTGTTAGATCTAAACCGATTGGTTCGAAATAATTCCAATGGAGATTTAGGAGCATTAAAGTTTACAACGCAGAAGTTCTATAGAGTAAATGGAGGTTCTACCCAGCTAGAAGGTGTTAAGAGTGATGTGGTAGTGCCAGATAGATATAGCTATATCGATATAGGTGAAAAGGATCAGGAAAATCCGCTGCCTTGGGATAAAATAGATGCTGTAGATTATGATGTTTGGGGTAATTATTTTGATTACGATACTACTATAGCTAAAAGCAAGGCACGTATGGCTGCTAACGAACAATTAAAGTTAATCGATGCTAATGCTAAATGGGTAAAGAAAATAAGAGATCGCGAGAGCTATTCTTTAAATTATGAAAACTACAAAAGAGAAATGGAGCTCAATGAAGAAGAGGCAAAGCGTTTTGAAAAATTATCAGAGTATCAAACAAATCTAACCTTTACCTCATTGCCATACGAAATTAAGCTTATGGAACAAGACTCTGTGCTTAAAGAAAAGCGAAATCGCTGGCATCAAAGTTTAGCCAAGGATGTTTATATCGAGGAGGCTCTAAATGTACTGCACGATTTAAAAATGACCTATGCTATTAAAAATAAAGTAGCAGAAGTAAAGAATTAA